Proteins from a genomic interval of Pseudodesulfovibrio alkaliphilus:
- a CDS encoding ABC transporter ATP-binding protein — protein MTNTDNSISVRDFTFRYCETDTAALQSINLEVRPGELVVLSGKSGCGKTTLMRSLNGIIPHLLPGKAEGKIIVSGQNIRELSPEQLSGIAGSVFQNPRSQFFHINVTDEIAFGPESLGLEREEILRRVDEAFALFEIDHLRERKMFELSSGEQQKVSFAAIYCTGSNIFFLDEPSANLDSQAIQSLKRILGILKDRGKTIVVAEHRLYYLTDLFDKIVILKHGRIDKTLTRDNRIDNDIMQAQGLRVLDLKAAIENSDALPYATGRREYTTISARSVSFAYSRKDSTILKTVSLDLVAGEKLAIIGPNGSGKTTLTRLLAGLLTQSSGSFRDNSGEKISSRQRLQTCGLVLQENSHQLFFSTVRDELNSAMSDKDTNVATQLLRDLDLEEFINTHPQNLSAGQQQRLVFAIAAVNSPSVLILDEPTSGLDAYSMRAMGNKINEESQKGATILIVTHDYEFVSRYCDAAILLSKGHPLHRIERKEFKSELPVFN, from the coding sequence ATGACCAACACAGACAACAGCATTTCAGTCAGGGATTTCACATTCAGATACTGTGAAACGGACACCGCCGCGCTGCAAAGCATCAACCTTGAGGTACGGCCCGGAGAACTCGTTGTGCTATCCGGCAAAAGCGGATGCGGCAAGACCACGCTCATGCGCTCGCTCAATGGGATCATTCCGCACCTGCTGCCGGGAAAGGCCGAAGGAAAAATTATTGTTTCGGGCCAGAACATCCGTGAACTGAGCCCGGAACAACTGTCTGGAATTGCGGGTTCGGTCTTTCAGAATCCCCGCTCCCAGTTCTTTCACATCAACGTGACAGACGAGATCGCCTTTGGACCCGAAAGCCTCGGCCTTGAGCGAGAAGAAATTCTGCGGCGGGTGGATGAGGCCTTTGCCCTGTTTGAAATAGATCATCTTCGCGAAAGAAAAATGTTTGAGCTGTCGAGCGGCGAGCAACAAAAGGTCTCTTTCGCCGCAATCTATTGCACCGGCTCAAACATTTTCTTTCTGGACGAGCCGTCCGCCAACCTTGATTCGCAGGCAATCCAAAGCCTGAAACGGATACTCGGTATACTGAAGGACAGGGGCAAAACTATTGTCGTGGCTGAACACAGGCTGTACTACCTTACCGATCTTTTTGATAAAATCGTGATTCTGAAACACGGCAGGATTGACAAAACCCTCACACGGGATAACCGGATCGACAATGACATCATGCAGGCACAAGGCCTTCGCGTGCTTGACCTGAAGGCGGCCATAGAAAACTCGGATGCGCTTCCCTACGCAACTGGCAGAAGAGAATATACAACAATATCGGCCCGTAGCGTATCTTTTGCCTACTCAAGGAAGGACTCGACCATTCTGAAGACTGTATCGCTCGACCTTGTGGCCGGGGAAAAGCTCGCAATAATCGGCCCGAACGGCTCGGGAAAAACCACGCTGACCAGACTGCTGGCCGGGCTACTCACCCAGTCAAGCGGATCTTTCAGGGACAACTCCGGGGAAAAGATCTCATCACGCCAGCGGCTGCAAACCTGCGGACTGGTATTGCAGGAAAACAGCCACCAGTTGTTTTTTTCCACAGTACGTGACGAACTGAACTCGGCCATGTCCGATAAGGACACCAACGTTGCGACACAACTCCTGCGCGACCTGGACCTTGAAGAGTTTATCAATACCCATCCACAAAATCTCTCAGCTGGCCAGCAGCAACGGCTGGTTTTCGCCATCGCCGCAGTGAACTCTCCCAGTGTGCTCATCCTGGACGAACCGACTTCGGGCCTTGATGCGTACAGCATGCGGGCCATGGGCAACAAGATCAACGAGGAGTCCCAAAAAGGAGCCACGATTCTCATTGTGACCCATGACTACGAATTTGTATCCCGATACTGCGACGCGGCAATCCTGCTCAGCAAAGGGCACCCCCTGCACAGAATCGAAAGAAAGGAATTCAAATCCGAACTGCCTGTTTTCAATTGA
- a CDS encoding energy-coupling factor transporter transmembrane component T: protein MQTLATLEKTFQQADMEASRLQQSDTPPNKRGQCRDRSVFPANPGMNMFKRMDPRAILVVYPLALTLVFLLSHEAVRDFCFLAYLFISLIILGKTNDVVKWILVITAAHLPLYVMDSPGFQLHFLAVIARKVCMILCTGRILLLSISVADCINVMKKLKMGRNVIIPVAICFRFVPTLVFEAKIIRDALKVRRLYSLKTILLHPFSTFEIFLSAFLFRMFALGEELFFSLSTRGMNFTGTNFYREMEFGYRDLIFVLGTAGYILFILFSPLPEAHI from the coding sequence ATGCAGACTTTGGCCACCTTGGAAAAAACCTTTCAGCAGGCAGACATGGAAGCATCCCGGTTGCAGCAATCGGACACACCCCCAAACAAACGGGGACAGTGCCGAGACCGCTCCGTTTTCCCGGCCAATCCGGGTATGAACATGTTCAAACGGATGGACCCCAGAGCCATTCTGGTGGTTTACCCGCTTGCGCTTACATTGGTGTTCCTTCTTTCCCACGAGGCAGTTCGCGACTTCTGCTTTCTTGCCTACCTTTTCATTTCGCTGATCATTCTCGGGAAGACAAATGACGTCGTGAAATGGATTCTGGTCATCACGGCGGCACATTTGCCACTCTACGTGATGGATTCCCCCGGCTTCCAGCTCCACTTTCTGGCCGTCATCGCCAGGAAGGTATGTATGATCCTGTGTACAGGCCGCATCCTCCTTCTGAGCATATCCGTAGCGGACTGTATCAATGTGATGAAGAAGCTGAAAATGGGACGAAACGTCATCATCCCGGTCGCGATCTGCTTCAGATTCGTTCCCACACTCGTTTTTGAGGCCAAAATCATACGCGATGCCCTCAAGGTACGCAGGCTATACTCCTTAAAAACAATACTTCTTCATCCATTTTCCACATTTGAAATATTCCTGTCCGCATTCCTGTTCCGAATGTTCGCGCTGGGAGAAGAACTGTTCTTCTCCCTTTCTACCCGAGGTATGAACTTCACTGGCACCAATTTCTATCGCGAAATGGAATTCGGCTACCGGGATCTCATCTTTGTCCTTGGCACGGCAGGATATATCCTCTTCATCCTCTTCTCACCCTTGCCTGAAGCACACATATGA
- a CDS encoding MptD family putative ECF transporter S component, with protein MSSRIERFTTYDLVMLGIFNAALIIFFFATTMALHFFPILWGAMDPIINFVLAPIFLLMLVRVPKTGAITVHGLIIGLVHAAIGWWPGLVAGLTAGLFADGISYILGGYKQRSAVIGCILIFVTVKALVFYAPFYLFKFLPWFDEALQMWPQETIEKYTLYYAVGFLLFNLAACSVGLLLGHRLINKHFKNTRLCPAEK; from the coding sequence ATGAGTTCCAGAATTGAACGGTTTACCACGTATGACCTGGTCATGCTGGGCATTTTCAATGCTGCATTGATCATTTTCTTTTTTGCCACAACCATGGCGCTGCACTTTTTCCCGATCCTGTGGGGAGCAATGGACCCAATAATCAACTTCGTGCTCGCCCCCATATTCCTGCTCATGCTGGTCCGCGTCCCCAAAACAGGTGCCATTACAGTTCACGGGCTAATCATCGGGCTGGTGCATGCGGCCATTGGTTGGTGGCCAGGCCTTGTGGCAGGCCTCACTGCAGGCCTGTTTGCGGATGGGATATCCTACATACTTGGCGGCTACAAACAAAGATCCGCAGTCATAGGCTGCATACTCATATTCGTGACGGTGAAGGCCTTGGTTTTCTATGCTCCCTTCTACCTGTTCAAATTCCTACCCTGGTTTGATGAAGCCCTGCAGATGTGGCCCCAGGAAACCATCGAAAAATATACGCTATACTATGCCGTAGGGTTCCTCCTTTTCAACCTTGCAGCATGCTCCGTAGGCCTTCTTCTGGGACACCGGCTTATCAACAAGCACTTCAAGAACACGAGACTGTGCCCTGCGGAAAAATAG
- a CDS encoding ABC transporter ATP-binding protein — protein MLHRLNRVTDRNVYRLSLGICCICLEAALYCASILIFYHLTQELMQDSGNWRTPAVMASIVTLIAVFRMAFSCASYKSIMIEAYKITSNIRVKLATHLRRIAFGFFLGKNLGNLSNAILQDTNLLDFLLSHIFIRWVRDIFAVIFLLGVMAYLDLELFMISIAIIMAAFPFYLRARRTTIKLGSKRFVTIDKTDSYILEYIQGIEVMKSFGLVGEQNKKLLDQLKKLAKDSLVAEGSILSWGMLFSLTIELGLPILLYVTLSRQLGAAGETLNTIFFITTYILMYLAMFDIMQYALLGQHMLNALGRIEEMMAHPALGTPRLPKIPEKHDIIFSGVSFSYGEKKVLHDISFTAKEKSMTALVGHSGAGKSTITNLIPMFWNTYSGNIEIGGVNIRDIDNKALMDLFSFVFQEVYLFNDTVYNNILCGRKTATREQVVDAAKKAHCHEFISSLENDYDTVVSEGGTTLSGGQRQRISIARAILKNAPIVILDEATTALDPINESFIQDAIGELIRDKTVIIIAHRIYTIMHAENIIVLDHGQIIDHGTHPHLVENCTAYREMLTQKA, from the coding sequence ATGCTGCACAGACTGAACAGGGTCACGGACAGAAACGTATACAGGCTGTCACTTGGCATCTGCTGCATTTGCCTGGAGGCCGCGCTTTATTGCGCATCAATCCTCATTTTCTACCATCTGACACAGGAGTTAATGCAGGACAGCGGGAACTGGCGCACGCCCGCAGTGATGGCCTCCATCGTCACGCTTATTGCAGTTTTCAGGATGGCTTTTTCCTGCGCCTCGTACAAATCCATAATGATCGAGGCGTACAAAATAACCTCCAACATCCGGGTCAAGCTGGCGACTCACCTAAGAAGAATCGCGTTCGGGTTTTTCCTGGGCAAAAACCTGGGCAACCTGAGCAACGCAATCCTGCAGGACACCAACCTGCTAGATTTTCTGCTTTCACACATATTTATACGCTGGGTGCGCGATATTTTTGCGGTCATTTTCCTGCTCGGAGTAATGGCGTATCTGGATTTGGAACTGTTCATGATATCGATTGCCATAATCATGGCAGCATTTCCGTTTTACCTGCGCGCCAGGCGCACAACCATCAAGCTCGGCTCCAAACGGTTCGTGACCATAGATAAAACCGATTCATACATTCTCGAATACATTCAAGGCATTGAAGTGATGAAATCATTCGGCCTCGTGGGAGAACAAAACAAGAAACTCCTTGATCAGCTCAAGAAGCTCGCCAAGGACAGTCTTGTGGCCGAAGGATCGATCCTGAGCTGGGGAATGCTCTTTTCCCTGACCATAGAGCTGGGGCTCCCCATCCTGCTCTATGTGACGCTGAGCAGGCAACTCGGCGCTGCAGGCGAAACCCTCAATACGATCTTTTTCATAACCACCTACATCCTGATGTATCTGGCCATGTTCGATATCATGCAATACGCCCTGCTCGGCCAGCACATGCTCAATGCTCTCGGCAGAATTGAGGAAATGATGGCGCACCCGGCGCTTGGGACACCCCGACTCCCGAAAATCCCAGAAAAGCACGATATCATTTTTTCCGGTGTATCCTTCTCCTATGGGGAAAAGAAGGTACTTCACGACATCTCGTTCACGGCAAAGGAAAAATCAATGACCGCGCTGGTGGGGCATTCCGGAGCTGGAAAGTCCACCATAACAAACCTGATCCCCATGTTCTGGAACACCTATTCTGGAAATATTGAGATCGGAGGAGTCAACATCCGGGACATTGACAACAAGGCTTTGATGGACCTGTTTTCCTTTGTTTTTCAGGAAGTCTACCTGTTCAACGACACCGTATATAACAACATCCTGTGCGGCAGAAAAACCGCCACGCGCGAACAGGTCGTCGATGCTGCGAAAAAAGCCCACTGCCATGAGTTTATCAGCAGCCTGGAAAACGACTATGACACAGTCGTGAGTGAAGGCGGCACAACGCTTTCCGGCGGACAAAGGCAACGTATATCCATAGCGCGCGCAATCCTGAAAAATGCGCCCATCGTCATACTTGATGAAGCGACAACCGCCCTGGACCCCATCAACGAATCATTCATCCAGGACGCCATCGGCGAACTCATTCGGGACAAGACAGTCATCATAATCGCCCACCGCATATACACGATCATGCACGCTGAAAACATCATAGTGCTTGATCACGGACAAATCATCGACCACGGGACGCACCCCCATTTGGTGGAAAACTGCACGGCATACCGTGAGATGCTTACCCAAAAGGCATAA